A genomic window from Triticum urartu cultivar G1812 chromosome 7, Tu2.1, whole genome shotgun sequence includes:
- the LOC125520550 gene encoding probable glutathione S-transferase GSTU6: MSGAQEQGLKLLVPLSGVSIYAIRVQMALAMKGLPYDYLPEDPGCKSDLLLASNPVHKTLPVLIHGGRPICESLIIVEYLDDAFPGNGASILPTDPYRRAVARFWADYIDNMMFPSCIGILNTAKQQERADKVEETLTAFGLLEAALAECSKEGEAEAPFFGGGSIGFLDIALGCYIPWFEAIGRLAGMPPFLDAARTPKLAAWTGRFRAAKPVIALLTVVDKVEEYITSVLYPKWNASLTMPSTN; the protein is encoded by the exons ATGTCCGGCGCTCAAGAGCAAGGGCTGAAGCTGCTGGTGCCGCTGAGCGGCGTGAGCATATACGCCATCCGCGTCCAGATGGCGCTTGCCATGAAGGGTCTGCCCTACGACTACCTCCCCGAGGACCCCGGGTGCAAGAGCGACCTACTCCTCGCGTCCAACCCCGTGCACAAGACGCTGCCCGTCCTCATCCACGGCGGCAGGCCCATCTGCGAGTCGCTGATCATCGTGGAGTACCTTGACGACGcattccccggcaacggcgcctcCATCCTCCCCACCGACCCCTACCGCCGCGCCGTTGCCCGCTTCTGGGCCGACTATATCGATAACATG ATGTTCCCTTCGTGCATCGGCATTCTCAATACGGCGAAGCAGCAGGAAAGAGCTGACAAGGTGGAGGAGACCTTGACAGCGTTCGGGCTCCTAGAGGCCGCCTTGGCGGAGTGTTCCAAagaaggcgaggcggaggcgCCGTTCTTCGGTGGTGGCTCCATCGGGTTCCTGGACATCGCGCTCGGGTGCTATATTCCCTGGTTCGAAGCAATAGGCCGCCTTGCTGGCATGCCGCCGTTCCTAGACGCAGCGAGGACACCAAAGCTTGCCGCCTGGACGGGGCGGTTCAGGGCCGCCAAGCCGGTCATTGCCCTGCTGACTGTGGTGGACAAGGTGGAGGAGTACATCACATCGGTGCTTTATCCAAAGTGGAATGCTTCGCTCACCATGCCGTCAACTAACTAG